One window of the Cataglyphis hispanica isolate Lineage 1 chromosome 13, ULB_Chis1_1.0, whole genome shotgun sequence genome contains the following:
- the LOC126854181 gene encoding translationally-controlled tumor protein homolog — protein sequence MRIYKDLFTGDEMFSDTYKIKLVDDVLYEVYGKLISRKSGEVNIAGFNPSAEEADEGTDEVVESGVDVVLNHRLQETFAFGDKKSYTLYLKDYMKKLVARLEEESPDQVEVFKTNMNKVMKDILGRFKELQFFTGVSMDIDGIVGLMEYREIDGESVPVLMFFKHGLEEEKF from the exons ATGAGGATTTACAAGGATCTTTTCACCG gAGATGAAATGTTCTCCGATACTTATAAAATCAAGCTAGTGGATGATGTGCTGTATGAAGTATATggcaaa TTGATCTCTCGTAAATCAGGTGAAGTTAATATCGCCGGTTTTAATCCCTCTGCAGAAGAGGCTGATGAAGGCACTGATGAAGTAGTAGAGTCTGGTGTTGATGTTGTATTGAATCACCGACTTCAAGAAACATTTGCCTTTGGAGATAAGAAATCTTACACCTTGTACCTCAAGGATTATATGAAGAa gCTAGTAGCAAGGCTAGAAGAGGAATCACCTGATCAAGTAGAGGTTTTTAAAACCAACATGAACAAAGttatgaaagatattttaggTCGTTTCAAGGAGTTGCAATTTTTCACTGGAGTTTCAATGGACATTGATGGCATCGTGGGTCTCATGGAGTACCGTGAGATCGACGGCGAGTCTGTGCCTGTACTCATGTTCTTCAAGCATGGTCTTGAAGAAGAAAAGTTCTAA
- the LOC126854155 gene encoding retinoic acid receptor RXR isoform X3, translating into MMKKEKPMMSVTAIIQGTQAQHWARGGNNWLSLDSNMSMSSVGPQSPLDMKPDTALINQGNYSPSGPNSPGSFNAGCHSNLLSTSPSGQSKTVAPYPPNHPLSGSKHLCSICGDRASGKHYGVYSCEGCKGFFKRTVRKDLSYACREEKSCIIDKRQRNRCQYCRYQKCLAMGMKREAVQEERQRTKERDQSEVESTSSLYANMPIDRILEAEKRVECKMEHLGNYELVTWAKHIPYFTTLPLVDQMLLLKAGWNELLIAGFSYRSIEMKDCIVLATGTTVHRTSALQAGVITIFDRVLSELVSKMREMKMDRTELGCLRSIILFNPDARGLKSIQEVTLLREKIYAALEEYTRVSWPDDPGRFAKLLLRLPSIRSIGLKCTEHLFFFKLLGEERAEVEDFLKEMLESPSDP; encoded by the exons GGTTGAGTTTGGATAGCAATATGTCCATGTCGTCAGTCGGTCCTCAGAGCCCCCTCGACATGAAACCAGACACAGCTCTTATCAATCAAGGGAACTATAGTCCATCGGGTCCCAACAGTCCGGG ATCCTTCAATGCTGGTTGTCACAGCAACCTCCTGAGTACATCGCCGAGTGGTCAGAGCAAGACGGTCGCGCCTTATCCGCCTAATCATCCTTTGTCGGGCAGCAAACATCTGTGCTCGATCTGCGGCGACCGTGCAAGCGGTAAACACTACGGCGTCTACAG TTGCGAGGGGTGCAAGGGTTTTTTCAAGAGAACCGTGCGTAAGGATCTATCGTATGCCTGTCGCGAGGAGAAGTCCTGCATTATTGACAAGCGGCAGAGAAATCGTTGTCAATACTGCCGGTATCAGAAGTGCCTGGCGATGGGGATGAAGAGGGAAGCAGTGCAGGAGGAACGTCAACGCACCAAGGAGCGAGATCAGAGTGAGGTGGAGAGCACGAGCAGTCTATATGCGAACATGCCAATCGACCGCATCCTCGAGGCGGAGAAACGGGTCGAATGTAAGATGGAGCATCTGGGAAATTATGAG TTGGTGACATGGGCGAAGCACATCCCGTACTTTACAACGTTGCCGCTAGTGGATCAAATGCTTCTACTCAAAGCTGGCTGGAACGAATTGCTAATAGCCGGCTTCTCCTATCGTTCCATCGAAATGAAGGACTGCATCGTTCTGGCAACGGGCACCACGGTGCATCGAACTTCGGCGCTACAGGCAGGCGTGATAACGATATTCGATCGCGTGCTCTCGGAACTAGTGTCGAAAATGCGTGAGATGAAAATGGACAGGACCGAACTCGGATGCCTTAG ATCCATTATTCTCTTCAATCCTGATGCACGAGGTCTCAAGTCTATTCAGGAAGTTACCTTGCTGCGCGAGAAGATCTACGCCGCTCTAGAGGAATATACCCGCGTGTCTTGGCCGGACGATCCCGGCAGGTTCGCCAAACTGCTGCTCCGCCTACCATCCATTCGTTCGATCGGTCTTAAGTGCACGGAGCACTTGTTCTTTTTCAAGCTTCTCGGCGAGGAGCGGGCGGAAGTCGAAGACTTCCTCAAGGAGATGCTGGAGTCACCGTCGGATCCTTAG
- the LOC126854155 gene encoding retinoic acid receptor RXR isoform X5: MESSERGLSLDSNMSMSSVGPQSPLDMKPDTALINQGNYSPSGPNSPGNLLSTSPSGQSKTVAPYPPNHPLSGSKHLCSICGDRASGKHYGVYSCEGCKGFFKRTVRKDLSYACREEKSCIIDKRQRNRCQYCRYQKCLAMGMKREAVQEERQRTKERDQSEVESTSSLYANMPIDRILEAEKRVECKMEHLGNYENAVSHICNATNKQLFQLVTWAKHIPYFTTLPLVDQMLLLKAGWNELLIAGFSYRSIEMKDCIVLATGTTVHRTSALQAGVITIFDRVLSELVSKMREMKMDRTELGCLRSIILFNPDARGLKSIQEVTLLREKIYAALEEYTRVSWPDDPGRFAKLLLRLPSIRSIGLKCTEHLFFFKLLGEERAEVEDFLKEMLESPSDP; this comes from the exons GGTTGAGTTTGGATAGCAATATGTCCATGTCGTCAGTCGGTCCTCAGAGCCCCCTCGACATGAAACCAGACACAGCTCTTATCAATCAAGGGAACTATAGTCCATCGGGTCCCAACAGTCCGGG CAACCTCCTGAGTACATCGCCGAGTGGTCAGAGCAAGACGGTCGCGCCTTATCCGCCTAATCATCCTTTGTCGGGCAGCAAACATCTGTGCTCGATCTGCGGCGACCGTGCAAGCGGTAAACACTACGGCGTCTACAG TTGCGAGGGGTGCAAGGGTTTTTTCAAGAGAACCGTGCGTAAGGATCTATCGTATGCCTGTCGCGAGGAGAAGTCCTGCATTATTGACAAGCGGCAGAGAAATCGTTGTCAATACTGCCGGTATCAGAAGTGCCTGGCGATGGGGATGAAGAGGGAAGCAGTGCAGGAGGAACGTCAACGCACCAAGGAGCGAGATCAGAGTGAGGTGGAGAGCACGAGCAGTCTATATGCGAACATGCCAATCGACCGCATCCTCGAGGCGGAGAAACGGGTCGAATGTAAGATGGAGCATCTGGGAAATTATGAG AATGCGGTCTCGCACATTTGCAACGCCACCAACAAACAACTGTTCCAGTTGGTGACATGGGCGAAGCACATCCCGTACTTTACAACGTTGCCGCTAGTGGATCAAATGCTTCTACTCAAAGCTGGCTGGAACGAATTGCTAATAGCCGGCTTCTCCTATCGTTCCATCGAAATGAAGGACTGCATCGTTCTGGCAACGGGCACCACGGTGCATCGAACTTCGGCGCTACAGGCAGGCGTGATAACGATATTCGATCGCGTGCTCTCGGAACTAGTGTCGAAAATGCGTGAGATGAAAATGGACAGGACCGAACTCGGATGCCTTAG ATCCATTATTCTCTTCAATCCTGATGCACGAGGTCTCAAGTCTATTCAGGAAGTTACCTTGCTGCGCGAGAAGATCTACGCCGCTCTAGAGGAATATACCCGCGTGTCTTGGCCGGACGATCCCGGCAGGTTCGCCAAACTGCTGCTCCGCCTACCATCCATTCGTTCGATCGGTCTTAAGTGCACGGAGCACTTGTTCTTTTTCAAGCTTCTCGGCGAGGAGCGGGCGGAAGTCGAAGACTTCCTCAAGGAGATGCTGGAGTCACCGTCGGATCCTTAG
- the LOC126854155 gene encoding retinoic acid receptor RXR isoform X4 gives MESSERGLSLDSNMSMSSVGPQSPLDMKPDTALINQGNYSPSGPNSPGSFNAGCHSNLLSTSPSGQSKTVAPYPPNHPLSGSKHLCSICGDRASGKHYGVYSCEGCKGFFKRTVRKDLSYACREEKSCIIDKRQRNRCQYCRYQKCLAMGMKREAVQEERQRTKERDQSEVESTSSLYANMPIDRILEAEKRVECKMEHLGNYENAVSHICNATNKQLFQLVTWAKHIPYFTTLPLVDQMLLLKAGWNELLIAGFSYRSIEMKDCIVLATGTTVHRTSALQAGVITIFDRVLSELVSKMREMKMDRTELGCLRSIILFNPDARGLKSIQEVTLLREKIYAALEEYTRVSWPDDPGRFAKLLLRLPSIRSIGLKCTEHLFFFKLLGEERAEVEDFLKEMLESPSDP, from the exons GGTTGAGTTTGGATAGCAATATGTCCATGTCGTCAGTCGGTCCTCAGAGCCCCCTCGACATGAAACCAGACACAGCTCTTATCAATCAAGGGAACTATAGTCCATCGGGTCCCAACAGTCCGGG ATCCTTCAATGCTGGTTGTCACAGCAACCTCCTGAGTACATCGCCGAGTGGTCAGAGCAAGACGGTCGCGCCTTATCCGCCTAATCATCCTTTGTCGGGCAGCAAACATCTGTGCTCGATCTGCGGCGACCGTGCAAGCGGTAAACACTACGGCGTCTACAG TTGCGAGGGGTGCAAGGGTTTTTTCAAGAGAACCGTGCGTAAGGATCTATCGTATGCCTGTCGCGAGGAGAAGTCCTGCATTATTGACAAGCGGCAGAGAAATCGTTGTCAATACTGCCGGTATCAGAAGTGCCTGGCGATGGGGATGAAGAGGGAAGCAGTGCAGGAGGAACGTCAACGCACCAAGGAGCGAGATCAGAGTGAGGTGGAGAGCACGAGCAGTCTATATGCGAACATGCCAATCGACCGCATCCTCGAGGCGGAGAAACGGGTCGAATGTAAGATGGAGCATCTGGGAAATTATGAG AATGCGGTCTCGCACATTTGCAACGCCACCAACAAACAACTGTTCCAGTTGGTGACATGGGCGAAGCACATCCCGTACTTTACAACGTTGCCGCTAGTGGATCAAATGCTTCTACTCAAAGCTGGCTGGAACGAATTGCTAATAGCCGGCTTCTCCTATCGTTCCATCGAAATGAAGGACTGCATCGTTCTGGCAACGGGCACCACGGTGCATCGAACTTCGGCGCTACAGGCAGGCGTGATAACGATATTCGATCGCGTGCTCTCGGAACTAGTGTCGAAAATGCGTGAGATGAAAATGGACAGGACCGAACTCGGATGCCTTAG ATCCATTATTCTCTTCAATCCTGATGCACGAGGTCTCAAGTCTATTCAGGAAGTTACCTTGCTGCGCGAGAAGATCTACGCCGCTCTAGAGGAATATACCCGCGTGTCTTGGCCGGACGATCCCGGCAGGTTCGCCAAACTGCTGCTCCGCCTACCATCCATTCGTTCGATCGGTCTTAAGTGCACGGAGCACTTGTTCTTTTTCAAGCTTCTCGGCGAGGAGCGGGCGGAAGTCGAAGACTTCCTCAAGGAGATGCTGGAGTCACCGTCGGATCCTTAG
- the LOC126854155 gene encoding retinoic acid receptor RXR-alpha-B isoform X1, whose amino-acid sequence MMKKEKPMMSVTAIIQGTQAQHWARGGNNWLSLDSNMSMSSVGPQSPLDMKPDTALINQGNYSPSGPNSPGSFNAGCHSNLLSTSPSGQSKTVAPYPPNHPLSGSKHLCSICGDRASGKHYGVYSCEGCKGFFKRTVRKDLSYACREEKSCIIDKRQRNRCQYCRYQKCLAMGMKREAVQEERQRTKERDQSEVESTSSLYANMPIDRILEAEKRVECKMEHLGNYENAVSHICNATNKQLFQLVTWAKHIPYFTTLPLVDQMLLLKAGWNELLIAGFSYRSIEMKDCIVLATGTTVHRTSALQAGVITIFDRVLSELVSKMREMKMDRTELGCLRSIILFNPDARGLKSIQEVTLLREKIYAALEEYTRVSWPDDPGRFAKLLLRLPSIRSIGLKCTEHLFFFKLLGEERAEVEDFLKEMLESPSDP is encoded by the exons GGTTGAGTTTGGATAGCAATATGTCCATGTCGTCAGTCGGTCCTCAGAGCCCCCTCGACATGAAACCAGACACAGCTCTTATCAATCAAGGGAACTATAGTCCATCGGGTCCCAACAGTCCGGG ATCCTTCAATGCTGGTTGTCACAGCAACCTCCTGAGTACATCGCCGAGTGGTCAGAGCAAGACGGTCGCGCCTTATCCGCCTAATCATCCTTTGTCGGGCAGCAAACATCTGTGCTCGATCTGCGGCGACCGTGCAAGCGGTAAACACTACGGCGTCTACAG TTGCGAGGGGTGCAAGGGTTTTTTCAAGAGAACCGTGCGTAAGGATCTATCGTATGCCTGTCGCGAGGAGAAGTCCTGCATTATTGACAAGCGGCAGAGAAATCGTTGTCAATACTGCCGGTATCAGAAGTGCCTGGCGATGGGGATGAAGAGGGAAGCAGTGCAGGAGGAACGTCAACGCACCAAGGAGCGAGATCAGAGTGAGGTGGAGAGCACGAGCAGTCTATATGCGAACATGCCAATCGACCGCATCCTCGAGGCGGAGAAACGGGTCGAATGTAAGATGGAGCATCTGGGAAATTATGAG AATGCGGTCTCGCACATTTGCAACGCCACCAACAAACAACTGTTCCAGTTGGTGACATGGGCGAAGCACATCCCGTACTTTACAACGTTGCCGCTAGTGGATCAAATGCTTCTACTCAAAGCTGGCTGGAACGAATTGCTAATAGCCGGCTTCTCCTATCGTTCCATCGAAATGAAGGACTGCATCGTTCTGGCAACGGGCACCACGGTGCATCGAACTTCGGCGCTACAGGCAGGCGTGATAACGATATTCGATCGCGTGCTCTCGGAACTAGTGTCGAAAATGCGTGAGATGAAAATGGACAGGACCGAACTCGGATGCCTTAG ATCCATTATTCTCTTCAATCCTGATGCACGAGGTCTCAAGTCTATTCAGGAAGTTACCTTGCTGCGCGAGAAGATCTACGCCGCTCTAGAGGAATATACCCGCGTGTCTTGGCCGGACGATCCCGGCAGGTTCGCCAAACTGCTGCTCCGCCTACCATCCATTCGTTCGATCGGTCTTAAGTGCACGGAGCACTTGTTCTTTTTCAAGCTTCTCGGCGAGGAGCGGGCGGAAGTCGAAGACTTCCTCAAGGAGATGCTGGAGTCACCGTCGGATCCTTAG
- the LOC126854155 gene encoding retinoic acid receptor RXR-alpha-B isoform X2 → MMKKEKPMMSVTAIIQGTQAQHWARGGNNWLSLDSNMSMSSVGPQSPLDMKPDTALINQGNYSPSGPNSPGNLLSTSPSGQSKTVAPYPPNHPLSGSKHLCSICGDRASGKHYGVYSCEGCKGFFKRTVRKDLSYACREEKSCIIDKRQRNRCQYCRYQKCLAMGMKREAVQEERQRTKERDQSEVESTSSLYANMPIDRILEAEKRVECKMEHLGNYENAVSHICNATNKQLFQLVTWAKHIPYFTTLPLVDQMLLLKAGWNELLIAGFSYRSIEMKDCIVLATGTTVHRTSALQAGVITIFDRVLSELVSKMREMKMDRTELGCLRSIILFNPDARGLKSIQEVTLLREKIYAALEEYTRVSWPDDPGRFAKLLLRLPSIRSIGLKCTEHLFFFKLLGEERAEVEDFLKEMLESPSDP, encoded by the exons GGTTGAGTTTGGATAGCAATATGTCCATGTCGTCAGTCGGTCCTCAGAGCCCCCTCGACATGAAACCAGACACAGCTCTTATCAATCAAGGGAACTATAGTCCATCGGGTCCCAACAGTCCGGG CAACCTCCTGAGTACATCGCCGAGTGGTCAGAGCAAGACGGTCGCGCCTTATCCGCCTAATCATCCTTTGTCGGGCAGCAAACATCTGTGCTCGATCTGCGGCGACCGTGCAAGCGGTAAACACTACGGCGTCTACAG TTGCGAGGGGTGCAAGGGTTTTTTCAAGAGAACCGTGCGTAAGGATCTATCGTATGCCTGTCGCGAGGAGAAGTCCTGCATTATTGACAAGCGGCAGAGAAATCGTTGTCAATACTGCCGGTATCAGAAGTGCCTGGCGATGGGGATGAAGAGGGAAGCAGTGCAGGAGGAACGTCAACGCACCAAGGAGCGAGATCAGAGTGAGGTGGAGAGCACGAGCAGTCTATATGCGAACATGCCAATCGACCGCATCCTCGAGGCGGAGAAACGGGTCGAATGTAAGATGGAGCATCTGGGAAATTATGAG AATGCGGTCTCGCACATTTGCAACGCCACCAACAAACAACTGTTCCAGTTGGTGACATGGGCGAAGCACATCCCGTACTTTACAACGTTGCCGCTAGTGGATCAAATGCTTCTACTCAAAGCTGGCTGGAACGAATTGCTAATAGCCGGCTTCTCCTATCGTTCCATCGAAATGAAGGACTGCATCGTTCTGGCAACGGGCACCACGGTGCATCGAACTTCGGCGCTACAGGCAGGCGTGATAACGATATTCGATCGCGTGCTCTCGGAACTAGTGTCGAAAATGCGTGAGATGAAAATGGACAGGACCGAACTCGGATGCCTTAG ATCCATTATTCTCTTCAATCCTGATGCACGAGGTCTCAAGTCTATTCAGGAAGTTACCTTGCTGCGCGAGAAGATCTACGCCGCTCTAGAGGAATATACCCGCGTGTCTTGGCCGGACGATCCCGGCAGGTTCGCCAAACTGCTGCTCCGCCTACCATCCATTCGTTCGATCGGTCTTAAGTGCACGGAGCACTTGTTCTTTTTCAAGCTTCTCGGCGAGGAGCGGGCGGAAGTCGAAGACTTCCTCAAGGAGATGCTGGAGTCACCGTCGGATCCTTAG